A part of Pseudomonas sp. HR96 genomic DNA contains:
- the sfnG gene encoding dimethylsulfone monooxygenase SfnG → MSSHPIKFAYWVPNVSGGLVVSKIEQRTGWDIDYNRKLAQIAERSGFEYALTQIRFTAGYGAEYQHESVAFSHALLAATERLKVIAAILPGPWTPAVVAKQLATIDQLTAGRVAINIVSGWFKGEFTAIGEPWLEHDERYRRSEEFIRALKGIWTTDNFTFKGDFYRFHDYNLRPKPLQQPHPEIFQGGSSRAARDMAARVSDWYFTNGNTVEGIKAQVADIRAKAAANGHTVKIGVNAFIIARDTEEQAREVLAEIIDKADPEAVNAFGDAARQAGKASPEGEGNWAKSSFEDLVQYNDGFKTNLIGTPRQIAERIVALKAAGVDLVLSAFLHFQEEVEYFGQHVLPLVRELEGAGQLQAQVEPA, encoded by the coding sequence ATGAGCTCACACCCGATAAAGTTCGCCTACTGGGTGCCCAATGTCAGCGGTGGCCTGGTGGTCAGCAAGATCGAGCAGCGCACCGGCTGGGACATCGACTACAACCGAAAGCTGGCGCAGATCGCCGAACGCTCGGGGTTCGAGTACGCCTTGACGCAGATCCGCTTCACCGCCGGCTACGGCGCCGAATACCAGCACGAGTCGGTCGCCTTCAGCCACGCGCTGCTGGCCGCCACCGAGCGCCTGAAGGTGATCGCCGCGATCCTGCCAGGCCCATGGACGCCCGCCGTGGTGGCCAAGCAACTGGCGACCATCGACCAGCTGACCGCCGGCCGCGTGGCGATCAACATCGTCAGCGGCTGGTTCAAGGGCGAATTCACCGCCATCGGCGAACCCTGGCTGGAGCACGACGAGCGCTATCGCCGCTCCGAAGAGTTCATCCGCGCCCTGAAGGGCATCTGGACCACCGACAACTTCACCTTCAAGGGCGACTTCTACCGCTTCCACGACTACAACCTGCGGCCCAAGCCGCTGCAACAGCCTCACCCGGAAATCTTCCAGGGCGGCAGCTCGCGGGCCGCGCGCGACATGGCCGCGCGGGTCTCCGACTGGTACTTCACCAACGGCAACACGGTCGAAGGCATCAAGGCCCAGGTTGCAGACATCCGCGCCAAGGCCGCCGCCAACGGCCATACGGTGAAGATCGGCGTCAACGCCTTCATCATCGCCCGCGACACCGAGGAACAGGCGCGCGAAGTGCTCGCCGAAATCATCGACAAAGCCGACCCCGAGGCGGTCAACGCCTTTGGCGACGCCGCCCGGCAGGCCGGCAAGGCCAGCCCGGAAGGCGAGGGCAACTGGGCCAAGTCCAGTTTCGAAGACCTGGTGCAGTACAACGACGGCTTCAAGACCAACCTGATCGGCACCCCCCGGCAGATCGCCGAGCGCATCGTCGCGCTCAAGGCGGCCGGGGTCGACCTGGTACTGTCGGCCTTTCTGCACTTTCAGGAAGAGGTTGAATACTTCGGCCAGCACGTGCTGCCGCTGGTGCGCGAGCTTGAAGGGGCAGGGCAGTTGCAGGCGCAGGTGGAACCGGCCTGA
- a CDS encoding SMI1/KNR4 family protein, with product MSKVTTQQIEQLVSLHPEIVCFGSEADRVDDHWITLAEQRLGLELPRTYKWFLKTYAGGEIGTEEIYSLYGVDFESVNGGDIVYQHLVGMKNELIEVDQLVVSETDAGEVFFFNYSQFEGGDCPVTLRLPSGETVRYASDFHEFLYKRIVAHVAGPSQ from the coding sequence ATGAGCAAGGTGACAACGCAGCAAATCGAGCAGTTAGTGTCGCTGCATCCTGAAATCGTGTGTTTTGGCAGTGAAGCTGATCGAGTGGATGATCACTGGATCACACTGGCAGAGCAGCGCCTGGGACTCGAACTGCCAAGGACGTACAAGTGGTTTTTGAAAACCTATGCGGGGGGCGAGATTGGCACCGAGGAAATCTATAGCCTCTATGGAGTGGACTTCGAGAGCGTCAATGGCGGAGACATCGTCTATCAACACCTCGTCGGTATGAAGAATGAGCTGATTGAAGTCGATCAACTTGTGGTGAGTGAAACTGATGCCGGGGAGGTTTTTTTCTTCAACTATTCACAGTTTGAAGGGGGTGATTGCCCAGTGACACTTCGGCTTCCTTCTGGCGAGACTGTAAGGTATGCGTCGGACTTCCATGAGTTTTTGTATAAACGAATTGTTGCCCACGTCGCTGGCCCTAGCCAGTGA
- a CDS encoding amidohydrolase family protein — protein MSVLTEPKIDCHHHLFDPQHYPYVADTAYRPEGHEVGTQQQYLAVMQAYNIQHSLIVGPTSGYNTDNRCLLAALAEQPARFRGIAVVPLDIDSQALAELKAQGVVGIALNVAMLGTAPFVAIDALMGRLAELDLFAQIQVMDKQLPALLPLLQRTSTRLLIDHSGRPDVTTGLQQPAFQALLTLAEHGRTYVKLSGLSKFSREPYPYADGRPYQQALLQAFGAERCLWGSDWPFLRAAERMDIGTLLLLIEALVPSAREREQVLWHTPRALFGFA, from the coding sequence ATGAGCGTATTGACCGAACCCAAGATCGACTGCCATCACCATTTGTTCGACCCGCAGCACTACCCCTATGTGGCGGACACCGCCTACCGCCCTGAAGGCCACGAAGTGGGGACCCAGCAGCAATACCTCGCGGTGATGCAGGCCTACAACATCCAGCACTCGCTGATCGTCGGGCCGACGTCGGGCTACAACACCGACAACCGCTGCCTGCTGGCCGCACTGGCCGAGCAGCCGGCGCGCTTTCGCGGCATTGCCGTGGTGCCGCTGGACATCGACAGCCAGGCGCTGGCCGAGCTCAAGGCCCAGGGCGTGGTGGGGATTGCCTTGAACGTAGCCATGCTCGGCACTGCGCCCTTCGTCGCCATTGACGCACTGATGGGCCGCCTGGCCGAGCTTGATCTGTTTGCCCAGATTCAAGTCATGGACAAACAGTTGCCGGCGCTGCTGCCGTTGCTGCAACGCACGTCCACCCGCCTGCTGATCGACCACAGCGGCCGCCCGGACGTCACGACTGGCCTGCAGCAACCGGCCTTCCAGGCACTGCTGACGCTGGCCGAGCACGGGCGTACCTATGTGAAATTGTCCGGGCTGTCGAAGTTTTCCCGCGAGCCCTACCCCTACGCCGATGGCCGGCCGTATCAGCAGGCGCTGCTGCAGGCCTTCGGCGCCGAGCGCTGCCTCTGGGGTTCGGATTGGCCGTTCCTGCGCGCCGCCGAGCGGATGGATATCGGCACGCTGTTGCTGCTGATCG
- a CDS encoding MBL fold metallo-hydrolase, producing the protein MPGYARYALPLLACVMAAAAAAQPAAQQKSQVPGYFRLAVGDYEVNALYDGYNDLAPSLLQGMSPAQIRALLARQAIDGAAVQTTFNAFLINTGEHLVLVDTGAGQCIGATAGHLLANMHAAGYEPEQVETILLTHMHLDHVCGLVDARGAALFPNAKVYAAQAEADYWLSKKEEAAAPEKSRDGFEVAQHSVAPYVASGQWATFTPPASPLPFVQTQLKAGHTPGSTTYRFESKGQSIVFIGDLIHNVAVQFEHPQVAIRFDVDPAKAIASRLSEFSELARDHQWLAAAHLPFPGIGHVTGQSPSFHWAPAAYGPYQRAAHVPLLQ; encoded by the coding sequence ATGCCGGGATACGCCCGTTACGCCCTGCCGTTGCTTGCCTGTGTCATGGCAGCGGCCGCCGCCGCCCAGCCGGCGGCCCAACAAAAAAGTCAGGTCCCGGGCTATTTTCGCCTGGCGGTGGGCGACTACGAGGTGAACGCCCTGTACGACGGCTACAACGACCTGGCCCCCAGCCTGCTGCAAGGCATGAGCCCGGCGCAGATCCGCGCCTTGCTGGCCCGCCAGGCCATCGATGGGGCGGCGGTGCAGACCACCTTCAACGCCTTTCTGATCAACACCGGCGAACATCTGGTGCTGGTCGACACGGGCGCCGGGCAATGCATCGGCGCCACCGCCGGCCACCTGTTGGCCAACATGCACGCAGCCGGCTACGAGCCTGAACAGGTCGAGACCATCCTGCTCACCCACATGCACCTGGACCACGTCTGCGGGCTGGTGGACGCCCGCGGCGCGGCGCTGTTCCCCAACGCCAAGGTCTACGCCGCACAGGCTGAAGCCGATTATTGGCTGAGCAAGAAGGAGGAGGCCGCCGCCCCGGAGAAATCCCGCGACGGCTTCGAGGTGGCCCAGCATTCGGTGGCGCCCTATGTCGCCAGCGGGCAGTGGGCAACGTTCACGCCACCGGCGTCACCCCTGCCGTTCGTGCAGACCCAGCTCAAGGCGGGTCATACCCCGGGCAGCACCACCTACCGCTTCGAGTCCAAGGGCCAGTCGATCGTCTTCATCGGCGACCTGATCCACAACGTCGCCGTGCAGTTCGAGCACCCACAGGTGGCGATCCGCTTCGACGTCGACCCGGCCAAGGCCATCGCCAGCCGCCTGAGCGAGTTCAGCGAACTGGCCCGAGACCATCAGTGGCTGGCTGCCGCACACCTGCCGTTCCCCGGCATCGGCCATGTCACCGGCCAGAGTCCGAGCTTTCATTGGGCCCCGGCGGCCTATGGCCCTTACCAGCGTGCTGCGCACGTGCCGTTGTTGCAGTAG
- a CDS encoding isochorismatase family protein: protein MTSILTPLIILDVQDAIDQPRWNGKNNPGYLAVIQRLLAHWRGNGWPVLHVKHDEANPASTYHTHGPWNAIKREVAPIAGEPVIVKQHNCAFIGTELDALLKGMQVRRVVLTGVVIHHSMDATVRAGKALGYEIILPADATTAVPVAGDAGKSWDAASVHELTLAILAGEYAEVVTAEALLVG from the coding sequence ATGACCAGCATCCTCACCCCCTTGATCATCCTCGACGTCCAGGACGCCATCGACCAGCCCCGCTGGAATGGCAAGAACAACCCCGGCTACCTCGCCGTGATCCAGCGCCTGCTGGCCCATTGGCGGGGCAACGGCTGGCCGGTGCTGCACGTCAAGCATGATGAAGCCAACCCCGCCTCCACTTATCACACTCATGGTCCATGGAACGCCATCAAGCGCGAAGTTGCGCCCATCGCGGGCGAGCCGGTGATCGTCAAGCAGCACAATTGTGCCTTCATCGGCACCGAGCTGGACGCGCTGCTCAAGGGTATGCAGGTGCGCCGGGTGGTGCTCACCGGGGTGGTGATTCACCACAGCATGGATGCCACCGTGCGCGCCGGCAAGGCGCTGGGCTACGAGATCATCCTGCCGGCAGACGCCACCACTGCGGTACCGGTGGCAGGCGACGCGGGCAAGAGCTGGGATGCGGCCAGCGTCCACGAGTTGACGCTGGCGATACTGGCCGGCGAGTACGCGGAAGTGGTCACGGCCGAGGCATTGCTGGTCGGGTAA